The Malus sylvestris chromosome 14, drMalSylv7.2, whole genome shotgun sequence genome segment ATATTTAAAACGGTCTTTTGACTTGGCTGCAAAAAAATTCTGAGAATAAAATGATGATTAGGTTATGGTTTTCTAACAGCACATTTCTCATTGAACTTATGCATTCAACTGTATTTTATGTCACTAAAACTGTGGTTTTAACTACATGCAGGGAGATATGTCATCACAAGGAAGCTTATGTTAGAAAAGCTGCCCTTTTTGCAGCTTCGTGCGTACTGCTATCACTTCATCCCTCTTATGTAGCAACCTCTTTGGTTGAAGGAAATGTTGAAATTTCTAGCGGGCTTGAATGGGTGCGCACATGGGCCCTTCATGTAGCTGAATCTGACAGTGATAGAGAGTGCTACACGGTAAGCAACTAATCCTTGAACTCCCCAAGGGTTTGCAAATCATGCGGTCCTGTTATCTTCATCTCTGTTGGCATGTTATACTCACTAATTTTGAACGTGCACACGACCATACATGCATTGGAGAAGGTTTGGGGGACAAGATTATAAGTTTTTGAACCCCTCCACTCCAAATTGGAGATGGTCGAAGGACATCGTGATTTTTATCAAAAACCATTTCTTGAACTTTATACTCTTACTTTGATTGAGGAGGGTGCATTTGCTGATGTCATATTTCTTAAATTGCGTAAGTTTTGAAATGGAGCAACCGTATTCATCCCCCTATCACAGCTACCATCACATGCTGTTCATCCGATGTGTGGTTTTGAATAGGTGTATGCATGAACGTTCTGCCCCCCCCGCGCCCGAAACCTTTCTCCATGCATTGCCAGCTCTCTTATCTTCGTTGATTGTTTCTAATTGCGACAACGTCCATTGAATTTACCTGTGTCCCCATGACTTGTTGCTCACATGCTTTTTTCGTGTTGTAGATGGCTATGGCATGCCTGCAACTCCACGCTGAGATGGCCCTCCAAGCTTCCCGAGCACTAGAGTCAGCGGAAAGTACATCCATGGCGAAGAAGAATATCGGGCTACCTTCCAGTCTATCCAAGGGGACAATTATCATCCCCCACTCCAATGTCATCAAATACTAAAGCTTATTGGTTTTATCAACCAAAATGATCGAAATTATGTCGGCCTTCTGTTTGTACAGTTCACGCCGCTGGTTAATATCActgtttttcttctctttcgaAATTGTCGATTTGTATTTTCTCCTCAGAAACTAGCAATGAAGATTTACTTCTCAAGTTTGAATCCCCCTCTCTTTTGAGCATTATTCTATTTTGAAAGAGGCAAATACGACAAACAAcagattttttataaatttttactATTATTAGGGGAGGAGAgagttcgaaactattacaataatttagggggacgacaaagttttgattttggaCGTATGGGTAGAAACCCAAAAATCTTATGCATTAAGATATTGGACCGCATGCACACAAATAACATATTCTACAAAAGGATATAACGAGTTAAAAGAAACACATTTATCAAATAAAATCTTAATACATATGGATATGTATGTGGTAGCTTTGCCCTGATGAATATGGTCTCCCGAGGTTGAAACCCTATGTCTTAATCTAGCTTATAGAGCGTTTGTAATAAAAAGAAGGGCTAACTCCATTTTACACTTGGAAGTTTGGGTGTGTTCTTCAATTTACACCCTAAactttttataaattatttttatagtttCAATTCGTACACCTATAATTAATGAAGAGAAACAGATGCTTCCAAGTGATGAAATATCTCTGTGAGTCTTCTCAGCCTCCGAAATGAGTAGATAACTGTGACTTGCCACTAGTTAtcctccttaaaaaaaaaaaaaaaaaaaaaaaacgcattCCTCTTCTAGGaatacattttaataaaaataaataaaaaaaatctatccCTACAAATTACTGTTTCATTGTTATAATAAGATGTGTTTGGATATTTACTTGGAGTCTGTTTAAAtgaccaaaaaaccaaaaaggtttgataaaaagaaaaaaccaaaaaggttCTAGTTAAACCTTAATAAACCCGAGCTTAAGCGTAGAAACGGCGGTTCCAGTTTAACCTCTTTTCCTCGCTTccctctttcctctctctcccaTGGCGACTGCAGTGCTACCAGTATCCGAGAGAAAGCAACCCCGGCCGGGTCGGGGCGGATTCGAAGCCCATGGACTATCCGAAGAAGAGGCCCGGGTCCGAGCCATAGCCGAAATCGTCAGCTCCATGGTCGACCTCTCCCGGAAAGGCCAAAACGTCGACCTAAACGCCCTCAAGACCACCGCGTGCCGCAAGTTCGGCCTCGCACGTGCGCCGAAGCTGGTCGAAATGATCGCGGCTCTGCCCGAGTCCGACCGCGAGGCTCTTCTCCCCAAGCTCCGGGCCAAGCCGGTCCGAACCGCCTCGGGCATCGCCGTCGTGGCCGTGATGTCGAAGCCTCATCGGTGCCCCCACATCGCCACCACCGGGAATATTTGCGTGTACTGCCCCGGTGGTCCCGATTCGGACTTCGAGTACAGCACTCAGTCATACACTGGATACGAGCCTACCAGCATGCGCGCAATTCGGGCCAGGTATGGCTTTCTTTAGTTCGTTGACGCATTTTATCGAACAGTTGATAGGCAATTcaagttttatgttattaattgATTCGTTTCGTAGTTTAAATTTTTCGGCTTGATTGATGTTTCACCATGAAAGTGAAAGCTTTGTAATTAAGAGATTATTTGAAGGAGTTGGTGTTTAAAATCGGATTAGTGAAGTTAATTTGGTTGTTAAACTTTTGGTTTTGTGTGTTTAGATACAACCCATATGTCCAGGCTAGAAGCAGGATAGATCAGCTGAAGAGATTGGGTCACAGTGTAGACAAGGTTCGGACTGTTTCTAAGAGCTTAAAGAATTTATTTTCGGCTGCGTAGATTGCCGTGATAGAGAAATATGCATATGTGTCGGGTTCTCACTCGTAATGgatttgtgttttcaggttgAGTTCATCCTAATGGGTGGTACGTTCATGTCTTTGCCAGCGGATTACCGTGATTACTTTATTCGGAATCTGCACGACGCGTTATCAGGACACACTTCCGCCAATGTTGAAGAGGCGGTTGCCTACTCTGAGCATGGTGCTACTAAATGTATTGGAATGACCATTGAAACGTGAGTCTTATTATTGAAGCCGTTAATTTCTCATTCTTGTATTTAACTTGGTTGACTGTTATTTTTTAACTTCCCATCTATTGATCAATTGATCGGGCCAGTCCAGAAAGTCAACAGAGGTGATTGTAACTTTTTGCCTTGCAGGAGGCCAGATTATTGCCTTGGACCTCACTTGAGACAAATGCTTTCTTATGGTTGTACAAGACTAGAGATTGGTGTGCAGAGTACGTATGAGGATGTGGCTCGTGATACCAATAGAGGTCATACTGTTGCTGCAGTGGCTGATTGCTTTTGCTTGGCAAAGGATGCTGGTTTCAAGGTCAGCCTAGTTCCCTATCTTAAAACTCACTTACCTTCATTGGGGAAAAATTGCATTTTGGACCTTTCTGTACCAATAGAAGATTAATCTGTCATTATACGTCAGCTTGGAGATATTTTTCAAATTATGTTATGCTCTTGCGAGAATATTTTATCGAAACCTAGTTGGTTTTGATGCTACCATTAATTCTCTCTAAGTTCAAGAAGAGGCGTGTGTTTGTACAGCCATAGTACTATGAATTGCAATATGTACAGTCTTGAGGACTATCTATTTACAACATGCATTTATTGTTGAGAATATCACGTTTAAGAAAGAGAAAAATAGAATAAATTCTGGAAATCgaaaacaaataaccaagataaataacatcaagaatttacgtggttcggcaatatgtgcctacgtccacgggatagcaacaacaatctttcactatatcaataatgagtacaaccaataatcttgccaaatctctagaactaggacttgacaaaaaaacctgaaagaacaagaacaagaaatacactatctcttttcttttctctcgcacacacaatattctctcactctaatcTCTTGAGCGgtatacaatttattgttttgctcccttcttaaaactagtacaatagcccctttatatagacacaataaaggtcttcttcaataaggattattaatcctaattggaaaCTAGTTATAAAACCTACTCCAATTGAGAAATTAATTCCAATTGGGtaaacaactccaattgggaaaacaactccaattgggaaaacaatttaatcctctaagaTTATTAATTCCCAATAGACTTAGGACGACTTATCATGGGCTGGAAAAAACCCAACATTTATGCCGTGTATTCTAGTCATTCAGGttgatttaattttgttttcacaCTAATAATTTTATGCATTTCTCTAGGTGGTTGCACACATGATGCCTGATCTTCCAAATGTAGGAGTAGAGAGAGACATGGAGAGTTTTCGGGAGTTTTTTGAGAGCCCCTCGTTCCGAGCAGATGGGCTTAAAATTTATCCAACACTTGTAATCCGTGGAACTGGACTTTAtgagctttggaaaactggcagGTATGAttttattatgaattttatacAAAACTTATTACAAGGAATTCAGATATAGAGCATTATGAAATCTATTACGTGTCTTACTAAACGGTGCAACACTTATTCGAAAATACTGATTGCATTTAGGTTTGTGTTTGGAAAGTAATTGCagtttcctttcttcttttcagGTATAGAAATTACCCACCTGAGCAACTTGTGGACATTGTAGCAAGGATCCTAGCTATGGTGCCCCCTTGGACACGTGTTTACAGAGTTCAGCGAGACATTCCAATGCCTCTTGTTACTTCTGGGGTTGAGAAAGGAAATCTTCGGGAGTTAGCTTTGGCTCGGATGGAAGACTTGGGCTTGAAGTGCCGTGATGTTCGAACACGAGAGGCTGGAATTCAGGTATGCCGGTAGTCATTCTTGTTTGAATATGCTTTATACTAATGAGGCTTCAAATTTGACCTTCCACCCCTACCCCTAGAATGAAACTATACTGAACATTCTTGATGGTTCTAGGACATACATCACAAAATTAGGCCGGACCAAGTGGAGCTTGTTCGTCGTGATTATACGGCAAATGAAGGATGGGAAACATTTCTTTCATATGAAGATACTCGCCAGGTATTCCTTCTATAAATacctgaagatgatgattgtaATATTGAGTAGAATATCTAATTTAATTTTCGCTTCAGCATATATAGATGAACTGAGGATCTCACTTTCCAAAACTTCCTTGTTTCTCGGATTTGCATAGTGATTTGTGCACAGAATCTTATGGCTTGAGTTTTACCCGGTGGGCAGGTTGTCTATACTGACACTTTAACATGATTTTGTTTGATTCTTATTGTAAATAGGACATTCTTGTCGGGTTACTGCGTTTAAGAAAGTGTGGCCGCAATACTACTTGTCCCGAACTCATGGGGAAGTGCTCTATTGTTCGTGAACTCCATGTTTATGGAACTGCTGTTCCAGTTCACGGGCGGGATTCTGACAAGCTGCAACACCAGGTAATGTAGCTCGTACATCAATTGTTTTATGTTACCGTAAGTGTTGAAATGAATATGTTGGGGTTGATCTGCCTCATCAAACTTCATAAATCATAGGAGTATTCTGTCTAACATGTTCCATGCCCTAATTGATTCAAACAGGGTTATGGTACCCTTTTGATGGAGGAGGCCGAGCGGATTGCTAGCAGGGAGCATAGGTCGAAAAAGATTGCTGTCATTTCTGGAGTAGGAACTCGTCATTACTATAGGAAATTAGGCTACGAACTCGAAGGACCTTACATGGTGAAACATCTTGTGTGACGAGATAaaaaaactagtttcgtacagtTTTGTAACTTGATCCTAAACAAGTTGTAACTTCCATTGCATAACCAGTTTGTATGTTTTGAGCTTCCAATACACAATTTGTTTGCTATTTACTCTCATTGTGGTCATCGCTTTAATTCCATTCTTTTCACTATGGTCCTCCCAATTTTTAgattgttttcaatttcatcCACCCACTCACCTTGCTGGCTCACGTCTTTTCGTACATTTTGTCTGTTTTGGTCGACTTTGGAGGAAATGAGTTACATGGAATGGAATGAGTTACCATTATGCAGCGTTTTGGTTTAATAATATATGGGTGGGGATGTTGGCgatgattttattttatgtaagtTGTTTTCCAATTTGAAACCCAAAATAGTAACTCAGATGTAGGACGGGGCCAACATGGGGCAAGATATTCACAAAATGGATAAAATGACACATTTTTGAAGTTGTAACTAAACTCTTCAAATTGATATCTAATCTTTATATGTATCTATCTTTAATCTATAATATCATCAATATATAGTTGGTATTAAATTTTTCTAAGTCGATATCTAATCGTTGCCTGTATCAATCTTTAATATGTTATGTCATCGATATATCAttgatattaaaattttatctgTTGATGCAATTTAATTTCTAATCATTTTACACAATGTTTTGAGCTTCCATTTCACAATTTGTTTGCTATTTACTCTCATTGTGGTCAACTCTTTAATTccattattttcactttggtcctCCCAATTTTTAGATTGTTatcattttcatccattcaCTCACCTGGCTGGCAGCTGGCTCACGTCTTTTCGTACATTTTGTCTGTTTTGGTCGACTTTTGAGCAAATGAGTTGCATGGAATGAGTTACCATTAtgtggaattggatcctcttctGAGCTCGGGCTAAGAAGCCTACTGATTAGATCGTTGGATTGATCTaacgactacaattattataatttttagaaagATGCTCTATTTATAACAATTGGATTAAAATCTAACGATCCTTGTGTGTTGGTCAGGAGGCTCTTGAGCGCAAaatcaggagaggatccaattccaccATTATGCAGCGTTTTGGTTTAGTAGTATATGGGTTGTGATGTGTTGGCGATGATTTTATTCTATGTAAGTTATTCTCCTATTTGAAACCCAAAATGTTCAACCCAGATGTAGAACGGCCAACATGGGGCAAGATATTCACAAAACGGGTAAAATGAGACACATTTTTGAAGTTGTAACTAAACTCTTCAAATTGATATCTAATCCTTATATGTATCTATCTTTAATCTGTTATGTCATCGATATATCGTTGGTATTAAATTTTTCCAAGTCGATATCTTATCGTTGCCTGTATCAATCTTTGATCTGTTATGTCACCAATATATGGTTGATATTAAATTTTTAGCTGTTGATGCAATTTGATTTCTAATCATTTTACACAATGTCGCGATAATATTTTAACAACGATAAAACGTCGTCGTTCACGTGTTTGATATAGACCAGTAAACCGGCAAAGCCATTGCCAATTTCGCAATAACGGGCAGAAAGCTATTTGCTAGCGCTCCTCGCTTTATTATCCCGGCTAGGCGGCTCCATTATGCTTAAATCAAGCTTCGCTCCCATTTTCTCAACCTTTCCCGCCAAACGCCTATCGCCGCCGAAGCCACCGCCGGGCACTATCTTCACCTGCTTCGCACACACTGCGCCAACTGTTCGACAAAATGCCTCAACCAAAACCCCCGCCACCATTCTCCCGCTTCCCACTTCCGCCTACATCCACCTCCCTTTCTGCCGGAAGCGCTGCCACTACTGCGACTTCACAATCGTTGCCCTCGGCTCTGCTTCCACCCAAACGGATGATGACCCGCGAATGACGAACTACGTCCAGTTACTCTGCCGAGAAATCAACGCCACCAAAGCCGAAAACAGGACCAACCCGCCTCTGGAGACGGTGTTTTTTGGCGGCGGCACGCCGTCTCTTGTGCCGCCAAAGCTCGTTAATTCCGTTTTGGAGACGTTGAGGTTGAAATTCGGGTTGAGTTCGGAGGCTGAGGTGTCAATGGAGATGGACCCGGGGACTTTCGATGCGAAGAAGATGAGGGGAATGATGGAGCTGGGTGTGAATAGGGTGTCATTGGGAGTTCAGGCGTTTCAGGAAGAGCTGTTGAAAGCTTGTGGGAGAGCTCATGGTCTTAGGGAAGTCTACGAGGCTATGGAGATTGTTGGGGAATGTGGGGTTGAGAATTGGAGCGTGGATCTTATCTCTTCTCTGCCTCACCAGACCCCGGAAATGTGGGAGGAGAGCTTGAGGCTGACGGTTGAGGCTCGTCCGACCCATGTTTCGGTTTATGATTTGCAAGTCGAACAAGGCACGAAATTCGGGTTGTTGTAAGTAATGGTACAAGTGATGAATTATGTGGTTTGAGTTTCGGAATGAATTTGGTTTTGAAGTTGGAATCTTTTTGCTTGCAGGTACACACCAGGGGAGTTCCCGTTGCCTTCGGAAACACGGTCAGCTGAGTTTTATAAGATGGCGTCTAGGATGCTTTCGGATGCGGGTTACAACCACTACGAAATTAGCAGTTACTGCAAGAGCGGATATCACTGCAGACACAATCTCacttattggaagaacaaaCCTTTCTATGCGTTTGGCCTCGGCTCTGCTAGCTATGTCGATGGTGTGAGGTTTTCGAGACCAAAGAGGATGAAAGAGTACACAGTTTATGTGGAGAATTTGGAAAATGGATTGGTGGATCACTGCGAAAGTAATCGTACTGCACAGGATATGGCCACGGATGTTGTTATGCTCTCTCTTAGAACTTCAGGAGGTCTGGATTTGAAGTCTTTCGGAGAAGCATATGGTAGCTCTCTCGTTCTTACTCTTTGCAAGGCCTATAAACCTTATGTTGAAAGTGGGCATGTGGTTTTCTTGGATGAACAGAGAAGGCCCATCACTGCAGATGAATTCGACGCCTTGCAAGTGAACAAGGACGAGACTGAAAGAAGTCCTGCCTACATTCGGCTTAGTGATCCAGACGGTTTCCTTTTGTCGAATGAATTGATATCGCTTGCATTTGCAGTTGTAGCTCCATAAGCCAAGTGCAATTCCATGCACCTGCAGCATCTGGTGGTAGAGTGAAACACACACACCCAAGTAGCAGTTTCATGACATCATCCGAAGCTGAAGGTTTCGTATTTTCTTTAGTGTAGCGTCGGAAGAGACAATTAAACTCTTGCACCTTCCGTTGTCATGGTCGAGGAGAAAATGGTACGGCAGAGAATTGTGGCCGGTACATGCGTCGTTCAAATGATAAGCGACCAGCTGAGCATGTTGATCCACGCACTAATCATTTTCAGGGTGAACCAAGAAACCACGCATAAGTTCCCGGCATTGGGGAGGCATCGCGGAGCAGAATACGATGAGGTTGATTAAACATGAGTAGTAGAAGTTCATCACTCATCAAGGAGATGATTCTATAAGGAAGATTAGATCATTTAAAGGCGGCTCGTCGTAACATTTGTAATAAAAGATCATTCGCAAAGAGAAGCGAAGTACTTGTTCTCTTATAAATTAAGAAAATCTTTGTTTGTTAGAAAATCAATGTTCCACGGACCTTCCTACACAGAGGCCGAATGACAAGTTTGACGATGAATTACAACAAACTTTCGACGATAAATAACACAGGTTTATCGAAGAAATACATTGTTTGCACCTGATTCTGCTTCCATCATCCACCAGAGCCTTTGATTAACGGAATGAAACGTCACGTCTGGAGTAAGTTCTAAGATGATGGTCTAGAATTTGGCGTTCTTGCACCATTCGTGTGCAACTTACTCCTCTGTGTGACGTATAGCATGCAGATCTATAAGCAAATATGTTGAATCGCACGTTTGCGCCTAAAATCCTTGATCTGTTCATTGCAACAGCTTCAAGTGCctgaatttaaatatatgaaacatataaAGTTAGAAATTGGAGTCGCATTTTGTGATTTACTTGCACATTTTTCATAGTAGTACAAAccgttcataaatgaacttgcATATAGAATACCAGCTACTACGAGGGTTTTGTTTTCTGCCCAACTCTCGAGATGCGCCTAAGCTCTTGGGTTCCTTTCCTCATCTCACTGCAAATTGCAaacaaattaggaaaatcttGCAATGAATCCAAACGCGAATTCCAAGTGTCCGAAAAAAAGTGATACCTTTGGTGCAAATAAACTATCAGATAGAAAATAGGGAGAAGCATCAAAGTCAGTATGGAGATAGCCATGTAGAATACACTTGAATGCTTCTGCAAAAACAAAACGATGTGACAACATATTTCTTCGTGAAATCTtcgaagaaagaaaaatacgatATCAAAAATCAcagacaatcatggcaaaactGCAATGGAAAATAAGTCCGGAGATTGAAACTACGGCACAATTCATCCTTTATAGTGAAATCTACTGCGATAGGAGACTGAAACCTTACCTTTCCTCCTCTAGGAAAAAGTTTCCGTTTCCCCAAGCAAGTATGAGCGTGACAAAATTGGTGCAAGAAAAACTCTACCAATATATCAAAATGTAAATCTGAATTAGTACTAACACGAACGACACCAAGAAAAGAGGTAAAATTAGGGCAGTCGAATAACATTAGAGCAGAAGTGGTAGAACTTTGgttcaaaacaaagaaaaataccatTAAGACGGCGTGCTGAAGGACTGTGGTTGATTGGAAAACAGCTATTGGCAAGACCCTGCAATATAAAAGGGAAAAGGGAAAAAATATTTTAACAAGGTAACGTATAAAATTGAAAGAATATGAACAATGATAGTGCGTTAAAGCAACCTCACATAGGTGGTGATTCCTTGCAACAGCAGCAGGATTGCATTTGGTTTTGCTTGACTTGGTATTCAAAACAGCATCACAATGCAAAGCTCCGCATAAATCAGCTAAGCACTTGCTTCCACTCTGcattcatgaattttttttcaaactgaGCAAAACGAACCATCTAGAGGAAACAAAAACCATACATTCGATTGAAGATATAATAGAAAAGACAGAAATCGAATAAGTTTATAATCATGTCTTGATGTATTCTGCAAGTTATATAGACCACGTGGCAAGTTATGCTTGAAGCAGAGGCAGAATAGTTTTTCGGACTTTGAAACAACTACAGATGCTAACTGCCCTTGCCAGGATTACCAAAGAACAAGATACAGACCTTATGAAAGGAAAGATTATCACTTAGACGTTTCTTTATCGGTGTTAAACGATGCCATCTTGTAAAGCGGTTTAAGCCATGTAATTCTTCTTCGTCAATTTTTAAGAAATAATTTCCTGATCTAATTTATTGAATCACGCTACAAGCCTACAACTAAAATAACACCTTTAAAGATGCGTAATTATTTTTTGGAAAGCGGGGGTTATGAAACCCCAGACCAACAGGAAACTGATAAACATGGACTAGATGcaaatgcttttaaaagaaaagtTCTTTCATTTGCAGATAAAATTGATTAGAGATAACTTGGGTTTATAAATCAGAAGaactaaatataaatataacagAGAGGGGCAGCTGAAAATGAAATTCATCTTTCACTTATTGACCAAGTGTTCACAAGTCCTAACATATTAAAGCACGGAAACACAGTCAACATACTATGTTCAGAAGATTGTAGTGTCTATTGTCAAAATGTTGATCAAGAAACATTTCAGCACGGAAGCTGTTCTTACAGTATCCGCACTGCCATTCGTTTATATCCAACTGAACCTTGTGCTCTTCCTGATCTCTAAATAGATCATTGTCGGGATGAAGTCGACAGTTACTTGGAATCTCATAGTGTCCTTGTTtcacaaatggcatcaaatactacaaaacacaaatcaGAACTGGCTTTGAGTACACTATTACGATATACGCAtggtaattttgtaaaaacactcAATTTTTGTCAATACCTTCTCGATAATTTGCCATGCTGCCCTACTTCTTTCTCTGGAACAATGCACTTCATGAGCATGCTCTTGTTCAAGAGTTCTAATATAAAGAAACACGTATTAAGCATATAACACCAGCCCAAAGAAAGAAACACCATATTCCAAGTTGCATAATTGACCATACAACTTCGAGCTTGTAACAATATAACCAATAGACGTTGTCAAAATAATCTAAACGATTAAAGGAGCCGTCAGCCGTATTACCTTAAAGATTCAGATTTTTCAAAATCCTGGGtcaaaaaatgcagaaaataaCATTAGCTAGGAAGGACTACAGAGCAAAATACATTACTAAATTCCCAGAAGAAGCAAATTTGAGTCTCTTTAAACTATTCTAATCCACAAGGGTGGGGTTCAAACTTAGTGCCGGCCAACTGGCCTAAGACGTTCTAAAACTTGAATAAAAGGTAATTCAAGTTAGGGTGAAGCTCTAAAGCCTCTTTTGATCGAACCCTTTGCTTTTTTCTGTTGAATGGGGTTCAAACCATGGAAATTTCGAACCTTTTTAtctaaacaaaaacacaattggTGTATTTTTCTACTTTCTGTAAAGTCCTCTCTAGCAGAAACCAAAATTTGATCGGATAAAAATCATTACTTTATAAAACCCATAATCCAATATAGAAAATCGAAGCTACCCAGCAAAACCCAACATCTAAACAGGTAAAAAGCTGGATCAtatgcatatatacatacacacacacacacacacacacacacacatatatatatatatatatatatatatatatatatatatatatatatatattgaagtaCCTGG includes the following:
- the LOC126598431 gene encoding elongator complex protein 3, whose product is MATAVLPVSERKQPRPGRGGFEAHGLSEEEARVRAIAEIVSSMVDLSRKGQNVDLNALKTTACRKFGLARAPKLVEMIAALPESDREALLPKLRAKPVRTASGIAVVAVMSKPHRCPHIATTGNICVYCPGGPDSDFEYSTQSYTGYEPTSMRAIRARYNPYVQARSRIDQLKRLGHSVDKVEFILMGGTFMSLPADYRDYFIRNLHDALSGHTSANVEEAVAYSEHGATKCIGMTIETRPDYCLGPHLRQMLSYGCTRLEIGVQSTYEDVARDTNRGHTVAAVADCFCLAKDAGFKVVAHMMPDLPNVGVERDMESFREFFESPSFRADGLKIYPTLVIRGTGLYELWKTGRYRNYPPEQLVDIVARILAMVPPWTRVYRVQRDIPMPLVTSGVEKGNLRELALARMEDLGLKCRDVRTREAGIQDIHHKIRPDQVELVRRDYTANEGWETFLSYEDTRQDILVGLLRLRKCGRNTTCPELMGKCSIVRELHVYGTAVPVHGRDSDKLQHQGYGTLLMEEAERIASREHRSKKIAVISGVGTRHYYRKLGYELEGPYMVKHLV
- the LOC126598437 gene encoding uncharacterized protein LOC126598437; translation: MKKINLFVSILFLLYLQQTLQVSSLTQANQDFEKSESLRTLEQEHAHEVHCSRERSRAAWQIIEKYLMPFVKQGHYEIPSNCRLHPDNDLFRDQEEHKVQLDINEWQCGYCKNSFRAEMFLDQHFDNRHYNLLNISGSKCLADLCGALHCDAVLNTKSSKTKCNPAAVARNHHLCEGLANSCFPINHSPSARRLNEFFLHQFCHAHTCLGKRKLFPRGGKKHSSVFYMAISILTLMLLPIFYLIVYLHQSEMRKGTQELRRISRVGQKTKPS
- the LOC126598433 gene encoding uncharacterized protein LOC126598433; the protein is MLKSSFAPIFSTFPAKRLSPPKPPPGTIFTCFAHTAPTVRQNASTKTPATILPLPTSAYIHLPFCRKRCHYCDFTIVALGSASTQTDDDPRMTNYVQLLCREINATKAENRTNPPLETVFFGGGTPSLVPPKLVNSVLETLRLKFGLSSEAEVSMEMDPGTFDAKKMRGMMELGVNRVSLGVQAFQEELLKACGRAHGLREVYEAMEIVGECGVENWSVDLISSLPHQTPEMWEESLRLTVEARPTHVSVYDLQVEQGTKFGLLYTPGEFPLPSETRSAEFYKMASRMLSDAGYNHYEISSYCKSGYHCRHNLTYWKNKPFYAFGLGSASYVDGVRFSRPKRMKEYTVYVENLENGLVDHCESNRTAQDMATDVVMLSLRTSGGLDLKSFGEAYGSSLVLTLCKAYKPYVESGHVVFLDEQRRPITADEFDALQVNKDETERSPAYIRLSDPDGFLLSNELISLAFAVVAP